aaatttagtttttacaaaggGCATCGTAGGATCTATAGATAGACAATTTTCTGAtgagttaacatttttttcagaatcaaaatcagacaacgttaactaactttgaTTTTGTCAACACTTTAGGTCTTTTAAGCTAAAATTGACAGCAGTTGTAGTGAGGCCCCTTAAACCGTGATTACTACACACATGGTCGCAAgtcatacacattacacacatacACTTAAATATTGCCTACATTGAACTCCTTAATTAAATACCACCACGGATCCCcttatccataatataatattattattatattacggacGTATAATATACACCCATGGACTGTGAGACATAAAGTTCTTCtctatgcgttgtggaatttcagtgattctactataaataaagAGTGAGcatagttgtcccgcgcaaaacagttttttgctatgttgtgcatttgtaatacagagacaacgcatgcgggtgtaacgtcctcttCAATAATATGGCTTACCGCTGGGGGTCATTAAGTGTATTTGTTTTGCCCCAAGAATTGTGTTACCATGAACGTCATGAACGTGTTatgtaatgtgtgtgtgtgtgtgtgtgtgtgtgtgtgtgtgtgtggccgGACGGTGGGAaccgtaattatattataatatacccattttattataaattggcGATTTTACAACCGTTTCGGCATCGCGGCGGCGTGTGCTCTAGATTCTAGGTTTAACaagaagtatattattgtattaagaggacgttacaccgacatttgttgtctccgtcttgtgcgaaacatagcaaaaactgttttgcgcgggacaactatgctccctcattatttataggtagtagAATCACTAAAATTTGAATTGTCACTATTCTTCAGCAGGCAACATACTTAGGAATATACACATAAATGATTATTTCGGTCACGAACAGTGACAtaagtaaaatgttttcaagtatttgttaataagtaataacgtgaataataattcatcaattTTGAAACATCTACCaagcatatttaaaaacaatgtatttaacACCTTTCTAACTAAACAGCATACAaatgtaagtaataaaaaattgatttgttatgtattttttaaaccttATGAGTTAATAGCTGATTACCAATCAACAGTtgagttttatacttttatgagtTGTGTCACTATTTTTTGAGTAGTGCAAGTCATGTGcctaaacatattacattatatattgtgttaagttataatttataactataaattgttttattcaattgagttattattatattattatattatagtgccaGTGGTGTAATTACGGATAGGAGGGGTTGGGTGTCGTATCCcccatgactttttttttaaactgctgAACCATATTTATGTACGCATTTTTTTAGAAAGTTCGAgatttttcgtatattatacataagtaggtaggtactcagaTTATACCACTAATCTACATAGAAAATTTAGTTTAGCTCCAAAGCATGTTTTAGAAATGTTTTCCCGGAAATcaatatatttcattgattcAGAAATCACAAACTAACTTTATCTTGGTGAAATGCAAAGGAACGCGACTACACGTTACGacagaactttttttttcttcctgGAGTATCGAGAACCAAAAGGGGGACTGCGTTACGTCAGCTCTAGCCCCGTCGTTTATTGTCGCAATAACATACATCTAgatgtagtaggtactaacaACAATGGTAGACGTTGATTACGCTCTCGCGACCTGGCAGACTTTCCAAGCTCAGAGGGCTTACAatcaataacaacaaataataaatgtacaggaatatacaaaaatgaacaagaaatatacaaagtatatagtatatataatgaaatatgcgTATGGATGTGTTTGTGCAATGGTGCGTAGGAGACATGTTCAGCATGGCATCTTCTTCACGACCCGGCTTGAAGCCCGTCAGTCTCGGGTCCCGTTCTACCTGCGTGGCTCGACTGTTATTTACCTAAACCTGTTGGCCTCTCGGCCTGGTTGTTGGCAAATGTTACGAAAGAACTAACAATGGTGGATCCATGGGAGGGGAGGGGGTAAAAGACATTTGCAACAATACACCCCCCTgagcttattatttaaaaatgttggcgCATCCGATTTCGGTCCCTAGTACTAGAGATAAATCGCAGGTACAACACTAGTTGGGTCCGggattattttaagtaaatatacaatccaaacgaaaaatattttcattgacattgattagttatatttttggttataacttaaaaataaaagctcAAGacgatattatatgtaaaaaaccATCAACATTATTAcattcagaattaaaaatataatgatgtaaatacattaacacgttacgattgtataataattttaaaaaaatattcatcacGCGAGACAAAAAATTCAACCAAACATTCCACAAAGTGTAGACGAGGTTCACACAATAATgaacgaattaaaaataaaaaccaatagaggagaacattttgtattaattaatgatagtCAATATaacatagttattttttgtacagttgaaaatttaaattttctatgtaACAAAAACACAATGCCACGTAGatacaacatttaaaagttgcccaaaaatattcatgtaaatgtttacaatacatAATCACTTTATTCCATTTATTTTTTGCCTGCTTCCAGATAAACATAAAGACATATATACTCAAACTTTTCGGATGTTTCGTGTCTAATTACATGTTATTAGTCCGTTAACAGATGGCTTGTACACCTGTTATATGCACGCACACCtaagtaattaagtaatatGCAAGAGATGGACCGTCCGTCGATTTTCATCTCTCTAGTAATGATTGTCTGCTTTCGCTAAGAGTTACACTTAATTCTTGAACAAACCGCTTAATGACCATTTTTTTGGAACAGAACAAAGGCGACCACTTCTAACTCGGTCAACAAAATCACCAGTACTACGATATCGTTCTGTGGTTAACATTTACTCGTGTTAAGCGGTCGCAAGAGACTGAAAACTAGTGACACAGATTTTCCTGACCTTAACAAAACAGATATTGGCGATGTGCGTAAGATGATCTTCTACCTACATTGTTATTGATACTACGATAGTTTCTGTGATTGAGCCATGTACGTGATACTTATTATAGCATATTTACAGTATTGCAACATTTAAAAGTCAACACTTCCATCAACAACATAGTTTTGACAGTAATTATGTCTAGACTaagtatactttaaaaagtaaaaacatagaatttaatatgatgtttacatataaatgattatatccAGGTTTTGAATAtcttacaaaaatacataaagaTATGTTTTACCAACATAATAAAACACCTAATCATGATACTGTAAGACGCACGCAAAgggtaattaatttaagttttattctaaatttctttgtcttatatatttgattattataatttttatagggTTTTATAACTCGTAGTCTACCTTgtctatcatattatgttactgAAAATGAAACGGAAGAATATGATTCATCTCCCAATTTGAATACTGAAAATATTCCcggataaaattgttttcacaaTAACAAGGCAAATAAAGTAAGAGTGCTACTTACTAATTGTAGCGTCGCTACAATATTAGTGTGCTACTCCCGActattggcgcaaatagggggggacttggggggacttagtcctCCCGAATGTCGGTCAAGTcccccccagttcaaaatctagtaataagtaccaatttttatattctgtagtACTAAGCAATATGGCCTATAGGAAGGGGGTTGAGTCCCCCCAAAAAATTTAGTCTATTTTCGCCTATGCTCCCGACCACTGTATGAACCGTATTGCTACCTTCAATGAGCCGCGTTCCCAATTACCTACTAAGTGAACGTAATGTCACATTCCAAAGTTTGGTGGATAACGACtttaagttgaaaaaaataataacatatacctatacaataatacatgttTCTCGAAACTAAATGTTTTGCTAAAACAAAATACCCTGAATTCccttaaaaactgttttgcgaaCCAATACCATAGCGTCTTACCGTTGTCTTgggctttttttaaaaataattttataataagaaaaactaaaacaaaatacttagaaatgATAAATCAACACATTTTTACAACTAATACAATCAAAAATTGTACAGGCATCACTTACTTGTcacttacctacttataaacttcatattttataaatattttaaaattaaaaatgccatTTTGTagttggataaaaaaataatattataatttataatatttacgtatttttataattttttaaattactgccAATATCTGGGTATCTAAATGACGAAGgagattatagtttataataattactaatcagTATGGGATCTAAATGTCTATGACGTTCTATTTGTCCAAAGGCATCCAGTTGACGTACCTACTTGGAATCACTTGTCGCAGGATCTAGGTGGAACCACGAATTAAACAcggtaaaaaaatctgtttatcCTTGGGTTTAATTTAGACCTTAGatacatagaatatagatattataatattatgatctatgagTTAGATCATCGTGGGTGGTAAGGACTTATGGGTTCCCTTCCGTAAactaataatatcttattttaacTAATCTGGTTAACAAGGTGTACTTATCAATTTAAATACACCGTCCTTGCTGGTCACTCAAGTTATCATTTTATCAGATGTCGTATCATTGAAATCGGTCATTCGATCGTATACTCGTATtgacgtataatttattatagtaggtcAACATGGACGTGAGACACACCAAAATTCGAATCGATCAATGAAATTGCAAATTGGAATTTTACctttacctataggtagtataataataattaattattagacaaTTGATATGATcttcagtaggtaggtactcgttaaaattctaaatagtcaAAAAAACGAACAACTTACCTCTTTTACGCGCAGTGCACTTATAATTGCTTATGTGAcgatattgtcatattatagaTCTTCAAAATCGTGGTAAATACACAATTAGAATAGTTTAGGTTTGATGCCAAATAGTAGCCGATTATTATTTCATGATCGACGATCGAGCTGGGCTACAAAAGGATtccagtgtacctacctatttatgtaCTGAATCTGACGTACAGTCACTCAAGAGTTTGGGAGATATAGCAATTCATTGAAATCAGTTACGTTAAGACACAGACTCGACAATAATGAATACACAATGGaggtaatttttatgaatatcatttatatatagatagttaatcaaattgtattataatataataataaaaaaaaagtaatcagTACTAGAAATttgctagactaaaccggtgtgaaaaataatgcaccgggatgtttggaccatatcatttacatggtggaataattgtaaaatggtCTAGTTTAGCGAATTTCTAGATGTCATGAACAACAGGTACcttgttattttaatagtacaaATAAgctctatagtattattataatacctaaacctataaatataatatttatattaaatacttggtTATATTCTTTACATATTATCTTATTGCCAGGCTACTTGGacaatcattaaacatttaacgaATCAATACTGAAGTAATGGTTCCTCAAACATGATTTAACGACCCATGATTGgttcattaattaaatacatttttcatgcaccatatatctttaaatatgacagttcatttataatttttcaactcttcaagtatctattaaaaaatattatattaaaaNNNNNNNNNNNNNNNNNNNNNNNNNNNNNNNNNNNNNNNNNNNNNNNNNNATAACTCTacaacaaattaccgtagatacatgcaattttcactgtgttgtttatattagcattttatgtacacaataaaattttcaaaaaatatttatttgttttgaactgtttacggatattttcagtttctaattttttaattttttttttatgaatgtcaataaaattttatttgttgggtaaaaaaacttgaaaatttaatacaaggctcttaatttattgttacagtgaaatttgtaaaatattaaaaatccataattacaatttttttccatatttaaaGTTCGGATTTTGACAAAAAGCGTAAAActcaatgtgtaaattattttgagataaaaattcctaataatttttcttcttaagtctaagattttaaaatttaattcaagattccttataagagtATCTACCTTTATCAGCAAAAAGATTTCTATAAgagagtcaaattaaatttttatgagcgtttgaagttcaaatttttacaacatttagatattcactcgactTTTCATGTAggtagtgattttcttattttattgaaattcaaaaacgaataaccatagaTTCTTGAAATGtgtatcatatgtttattttatgaattcctatacttgataaaatggtCTGTACTAAAATGTACTgtcattgtacctatgtataaatgataaataaataataaacataatttaatttaacgcattttttttttataaaatattgggtTGGTTAGAATAAAATCTTTGCTCCTTATGTAAAAATAGCTCGCCTCGCCACTGCGGCTACTTGGAATCACTTGTCGCAGGATCTAGGTGGAACCACGAATTAAACACGGTAAAAAGATCTTTTTATCCTTGGGTTTAATTTAGACCTTAGatacatagaatatagatattataatattatgatctatgagTTAGATCATCGTGGGTGGTAAGGACGTATGGGTTCCCTTCCGTAAactaataatatcttattttaacTAATCTGGTTACCAAGGTGTACTTATCAATTTAAATACACCGTCCTTGCTGGTCACTCAAGTTATCATTTTATCAGATGTCGTATCATTGAAATCGGTCATTCGATCGTATACTCGTATtgacgtataatttattatagtaggtcAATATGGACGTGAGACACACCAAAATTCGAATCGATCAATGAAATTGCAAATTGGAATTTTACctttacatataggtagtataataattattaattattagacaaTTGATATGATcttcagtaggtaggtactcgtttaaattctaaatagtcAAAAGTACGAACAACTTACCTTTTTTACGCGTAGTGCACTTATAATTGCTTATGTGAcgatattgtcatattatagaTCTTCAAAATCGTGGTAAATACACAATTAGAATAGTTTAGGTTTGATGCCAAATAGTAGCCGATTATTATTTCATGATCGACGATCGAGCTGGGCTACAATAGGATtccagtgtacctacctatttatgtaCTGAATCTGACGTACAGTCACTCAAGAGTTTGGGAGATATAGCAATTCATTGAAATCAGTTACGTTAAGACACAGACTCGACAATAATGAATACACAATGGaggtaatttttatgaatatcatttatatatagatagttaatcaaattgtattataatataataataaaaaaaaagtaatcagTACTAGAAATttgctagactaaaccggtgtgaaaaataatgcaccgggatgtttggaccatatcatttacatggtggaataattgtaaaatggtCTAGTTTAGCGAATTTCTAGATGTCATGAACAACAGGTACCTTGTTATTGTAATAGTACAAATAAgctctatagtattattataataccaaaacctataaatataatatttatattaaatacttggtTATATTCTTTACATATTATCTTATTGCCAGGCTACTTGGacaatcattaaacatttaacgaATCAATACTGAGGTAATGGTTCCTCAAACATGATTTAACGACCCATGATTggttcattaaattaatacatttttcatgcaaccaatatatctttaaataatgacagttcatttataattttttcaactcttcaagtatctattaaaaaaatattatattaaaattgtgtataccaataaaacaatataaaaccacaaaatataatgtttatcacTTCCACATAGGCACTTTACTTTTAAgctatctaaaatattaaaacttattatttttaagcatatgttcaatattgttattaaattgctTCTATTTTTTAGACAGCCGAGTAAATTTTACTCAATAAATCCGATGAAACAACAACGTCAAGAGTTGtcatataaaaaactaaacgaATTACGCAAGTTAGATGctagatataaatgtatttaaatttttatataatatgttattattatttgtttttatttagaaacGCTACATTGTGTGATTTCACTATAAAGACAGTAGATGGAGATATCATACATGTTCACAAATATGTTCTAATGagtaattgtatgtattttgaaaaaatgttcagtGAAAAATCTAAAGATGATGATCAAAAGTGTATTCACGTACTAGATATTGATGgtgatattttacataatttgatcgATTATATCTACACTGGTACATTGATTCAAATCCACGAAGAAAGTGttgaagtaataatttttatattttaaaaggattcataattttaatgcatttttttaattttaaagagaaTACTGAAAGGAGCTGATATCTTACAACTATTTGATGTTCAAGATTTATGTATTGAGTTCCTTCTGAGATCAATTAATGGGGAAAAttggttgaaaattaaaaaaatagctgATTCAAGAATGATGTTCAATATGCCTAATGTATGTTTTAAATGGGCTCTAAAAAATTTTGAGtaagtgatatattttttttatattaaagaaatgAAAATTGTCTGATGCTTGATTATTTTACAGTGAAGTATTCAGATGTGCTGGATTTTTAACTTTAGATATTGAACAACTGAAGCAGTTAATTGATAGCGATGAATTATATACTGTAAAAGAAGAAAATgtttgtatcaaatttatataattcaattcaTATATGGTAAatggcaaggctgggcattaacgagttaaaaagttaattttattataactttttatcttgactagttacttttggcttttcatttaCTTAACCGTTAACTCACTACATTTCTTaactaacgtgaaattaacgagttaatttttcattttaaaaagtaagttaagttaatttattttgttttctattttattatatttcattatttcagtctatttcgttttcatgtcaaataaaaatgtttcgtaaattgtttaaaattaaaaatttatatcattcgaatctcaCTTATATGGAGATACTATatgaagtataaacactatatcctataatttagttttgggttggaaaaaaaataaagtacgctagcgttgtataaacaaataaacttttttttaacttgataaaaagttaacaaaaagtgtgtattaacttttaacataactgagttaacctatacttaaattaacttttaactttttgttattggtgcatattaacttaactgagttaaaaaaaatcattaacttgcccagccttggtgtatggtaaataattctataaacaaattctttattaataggtatatattgctGTAATAATATGGGTGAGACATGATGAAATAAaccgaaaacattttttaccagAATTAATGAAATTGGTTAGAGTACCACTTATGAATTATATGTATGTGCATAGATTACTCCAAGAAGAACCTCTTATTACTTCCAATCGAATATGTGAGTTTGATGATTACATACTCTTAACTACTTAGTCAAGACATAAATACTGTCAGTACTTCATACGTATATAACTCAAGTACAACATATCAacaaaaattctataattaatatatttgaatagtaTAACTAATTACAATTCgaatcatatataaattattcaaaattttccCCCTTCGTTTTCAATACAACAACGTAAACATTCCGGCCACTGTTCAAAATTATA
This portion of the Acyrthosiphon pisum isolate AL4f chromosome A1, pea_aphid_22Mar2018_4r6ur, whole genome shotgun sequence genome encodes:
- the LOC100570442 gene encoding kelch-like protein 2 isoform X2 — encoded protein: MNTQWRQPSKFYSINPMKQQRQELSYKKLNELRKNATLCDFTIKTVDGDIIHVHKYVLMSNCMYFEKMFSEKSKDDDQKCIHVLDIDGDILHNLIDYIYTGTLIQIHEESVERILKGADILQLFDVQDLCIEFLLRSINGENWLKIKKIADSRMMFNMPNVCFKWALKNFDEVFRCAGFLTLDIEQLKQLIDSDELYTVKEENVYIAVIIWVRHDEINRKHFLPELMKLVRVPLMNYMYVHRLLQEEPLITSNRICFEYLTKIHKDMFYQHNKTPNHDTVRRTQRGFITRSLPCLSYYVTENETEEYDSSPNLNTENIPE